A DNA window from Streptomyces parvus contains the following coding sequences:
- a CDS encoding 3-hydroxyacyl-CoA dehydrogenase family protein: MDTPLSTIAVVGLGTMGTGIAEVLALAGREVIGIDISEAAALGSVASLEASTARAVGRGRITEEERSAALARFRTADTLQAAADAELVIEVVPESYEIKQQVFRELDAIVSPTTVLATGTNALSVTRLAAESQRPERVLGLHFFNPAPAMKLVEVVSSVLTAPPAVETVTKLARELGKEPVAVGDRPGFVADGLLFGYLNQAAAMYEANYASREDIDAAMKLGCGLPMGPLALLDLIGIDTARTVLEAMYAESHDRLHAPAPVLGQLSSAGLTGRKAGRGFYTYDAPGGQDVVPDALTPAAGAEPGAGRAVASVGVAGSGTMASGIAEVFAKAGYGVVLAARTQEKADLAKGRIAKSLERSVSKGRLSAEARDETLARITAAGSLDAFAEVDLAVEAVAEDLEIKQQLFAALDKVCRPGAVLATTTSSLPVVAVARATARPEDVIGMHFFNPAPAMKLVEVVRTVLTADDVHATVHAVCAKIRKHPVDCGDRAGFIVNALLFPYLNNAIKMVEQHYASLDDIDAAMKLGGGYPMGPFELLDVVGLDVSLAIEKVLHREFRDPGLAPAPLLEHLVAAGCLGRKTGRGFREYARR; encoded by the coding sequence ATGGACACCCCTCTCTCCACCATCGCCGTCGTCGGCCTCGGCACCATGGGCACCGGCATCGCCGAGGTCCTGGCCCTGGCGGGCCGCGAGGTCATCGGCATCGACATCAGCGAGGCGGCCGCCCTCGGGTCCGTCGCCTCCCTCGAAGCGTCCACCGCACGGGCCGTGGGCCGCGGGCGGATCACCGAGGAGGAGCGGTCCGCCGCGCTCGCCCGGTTCCGTACCGCGGACACGCTCCAGGCCGCCGCCGATGCCGAGCTGGTCATCGAGGTGGTGCCGGAGTCGTACGAGATCAAGCAGCAGGTGTTCCGGGAGCTGGACGCGATCGTCTCCCCCACCACGGTCCTGGCCACCGGTACCAACGCCCTGTCGGTGACCCGGCTGGCCGCCGAGTCGCAGCGCCCCGAGCGCGTGCTCGGCCTGCACTTCTTCAACCCGGCGCCCGCGATGAAGCTGGTCGAGGTGGTCTCGTCGGTGCTGACCGCGCCGCCCGCCGTCGAGACGGTCACCAAGCTGGCCCGGGAGCTGGGCAAGGAGCCCGTCGCGGTCGGCGACCGGCCGGGGTTCGTCGCGGACGGGCTGCTCTTCGGCTACCTCAACCAGGCCGCCGCGATGTACGAGGCGAACTACGCCTCCCGCGAGGACATCGACGCGGCGATGAAGCTGGGCTGCGGGCTGCCGATGGGCCCGCTCGCCCTGCTGGACCTGATCGGTATCGACACCGCGCGTACGGTCCTGGAGGCCATGTACGCCGAGTCCCACGACCGGCTGCACGCCCCGGCCCCCGTCCTCGGGCAGCTCAGCAGCGCGGGCCTGACCGGACGGAAGGCCGGGCGCGGCTTCTACACGTACGACGCCCCCGGCGGCCAGGACGTGGTGCCCGACGCGCTGACCCCGGCGGCCGGCGCCGAGCCGGGCGCGGGGCGCGCGGTGGCGTCGGTGGGCGTCGCGGGCTCCGGCACCATGGCGTCCGGGATCGCGGAGGTCTTCGCGAAGGCCGGTTACGGCGTGGTGCTGGCGGCCAGGACCCAGGAGAAGGCGGACCTCGCCAAGGGGCGGATCGCGAAGTCCCTGGAGCGCTCGGTGTCCAAGGGGCGGCTGAGCGCCGAGGCCCGGGACGAGACGCTGGCGCGGATCACCGCGGCCGGTTCACTGGACGCGTTCGCCGAGGTCGACCTCGCCGTCGAGGCGGTCGCCGAGGACCTGGAGATCAAGCAGCAGCTGTTCGCCGCCCTGGACAAGGTCTGCCGTCCCGGCGCGGTGCTCGCCACCACCACCTCCTCGCTGCCGGTCGTCGCGGTCGCCCGGGCGACCGCACGCCCCGAGGACGTCATCGGGATGCACTTCTTCAACCCGGCGCCCGCGATGAAGCTGGTCGAGGTGGTGCGCACCGTCCTGACCGCCGACGACGTGCACGCCACGGTCCACGCGGTCTGCGCGAAGATCCGCAAGCACCCGGTGGACTGCGGGGACCGGGCCGGCTTCATCGTGAACGCGCTGCTGTTCCCGTACCTCAACAACGCGATCAAGATGGTCGAGCAGCACTACGCGTCGCTGGACGACATCGACGCGGCGATGAAGCTGGGCGGCGGCTACCCGATGGGCCCGTTCGAACTGCTCGACGTGGTCGGCCTGGACGTCTCGCTGGCCATCGAGAAGGTGCTGCACCGGGAGTTCCGCGACCCGGGCCTGGCACCCGCGCCGCTGCTGGAGCACCTGGTCGCCGCGGGCTGCCTCGGTCGCAAGACGGGGCGCGGCTTCCGCGAATATGCCCGTCGCTGA
- a CDS encoding adenylosuccinate lyase: MDEEFRSLMDRLEPEAAGSPQYDRLVAAEDPEELARVLVEPHRPLWARELAAFRLGCAGDRRAFEALVLLLNHRDPERCVSAAHALARLDDPRTPRAAAALATNTLRTAYALHPVRLLTELRAPESTPALVATLQRLLAPGEPHWRVALACVEGLGRLADEQARPVLTAALPHPRLGAAAAAALSRLPGE, from the coding sequence ATGGATGAGGAGTTCCGTTCGCTCATGGACCGGCTGGAGCCCGAGGCGGCCGGGTCGCCGCAGTACGACCGGCTCGTCGCCGCCGAGGACCCCGAGGAGCTGGCCCGGGTCCTGGTGGAGCCGCACCGGCCGCTGTGGGCTCGGGAGCTGGCCGCCTTCCGGCTCGGCTGCGCGGGCGACCGGCGGGCCTTCGAGGCGCTGGTGCTCCTGCTCAACCACCGCGACCCCGAACGCTGCGTCTCCGCCGCCCACGCCCTGGCCCGCCTGGACGACCCCCGCACGCCCCGGGCCGCCGCAGCGCTCGCCACGAACACCCTGCGCACCGCCTACGCCCTGCACCCGGTGCGTCTGCTGACCGAGCTGCGGGCCCCCGAGTCGACGCCCGCCCTGGTCGCCACCCTGCAACGCCTGCTGGCTCCGGGCGAACCCCACTGGCGCGTCGCCCTGGCCTGCGTCGAGGGCCTCGGCCGGCTCGCCGACGAACAGGCCCGCCCGGTCCTCACGGCGGCCCTCCCGCACCCCCGGCTCGGCGCGGCCGCTGCGGCGGCGCTCAGCCGGCTGCCCGGGGAGTGA
- a CDS encoding alpha/beta hydrolase produces the protein MTKRAGILVAVGATVAGLLTAAPCPAAATTASSPPAPKPKWTGCPTESYPTLQCAKVRAPLDHRRPSGRQVTLALSRVPHTAKTFQGPLLVNPGGPGGSGLSMAGFVASSLPEKVAAQYDVIGFDPRGVGRSTPALNCLPGHFDPVRPDSVPTSYRAERINRDRAESFARACGEKHGDVLPYMDTVSAAKDLDVIRRALGSRQLNYFGYSYGTYLGAVYAKLYPERVRRLVLDSVVDPDGVWYEGNLGQDYAFDDRHKAFAAWVAKNDAAYGLGTDPARVEAAWYRMRADVARKPAGGTVGASELEDTFLPGGYYNGYWPYLAEAFAAYVKDRDAEALVEVYEDFGAVDASGDNGYSVYTAVQCRDAGWPEHWSTWRNDSRRIHEKAPFMTWNNTWYNAPCANWPVPPLRPVPVNNRQLPPALILQATDDAATPYGGGVSMHRKLKGSSLVVEEGGGNHGITLSGNDCLDRHLTAYLTDGTVPRGRGGADAVCAALPEPKPLPAEKAAAQSVDNSKGSRLHGLLGFRR, from the coding sequence ATGACGAAACGTGCAGGAATTCTGGTCGCCGTCGGCGCGACCGTCGCCGGTCTGCTGACCGCCGCACCCTGTCCGGCCGCCGCCACCACGGCGAGCTCCCCGCCCGCTCCGAAGCCGAAGTGGACCGGCTGTCCGACCGAGAGCTACCCGACGCTCCAGTGCGCGAAGGTCCGCGCCCCGCTGGACCACCGCCGCCCGTCGGGCCGCCAGGTCACGCTCGCCCTGTCCCGCGTCCCGCACACCGCGAAGACCTTCCAGGGCCCGCTGCTGGTCAACCCGGGCGGCCCGGGCGGCAGCGGTCTGTCGATGGCCGGGTTCGTGGCCTCCTCGCTGCCGGAGAAGGTGGCCGCGCAGTACGACGTGATCGGCTTCGACCCGCGCGGCGTCGGCAGGAGCACGCCCGCTCTGAACTGCCTGCCCGGGCACTTCGATCCGGTGCGCCCGGACTCGGTGCCGACGTCCTACCGGGCGGAGCGGATCAACCGCGACCGGGCCGAGTCCTTCGCCCGGGCCTGCGGCGAGAAGCACGGCGACGTGCTGCCGTACATGGACACGGTCAGCGCGGCCAAGGACCTCGACGTGATCCGCCGGGCGCTGGGCTCCCGGCAGCTCAACTACTTCGGTTACTCCTACGGCACCTACCTCGGCGCGGTCTACGCCAAGCTGTACCCGGAGCGCGTGCGCCGGCTGGTCCTGGACTCGGTCGTCGACCCGGACGGGGTCTGGTACGAGGGCAACCTCGGCCAGGACTACGCGTTCGACGACCGGCACAAGGCCTTCGCCGCCTGGGTCGCGAAGAACGACGCCGCGTACGGCCTGGGCACCGACCCAGCACGGGTCGAGGCCGCCTGGTACCGGATGCGGGCGGACGTGGCGCGCAAGCCCGCGGGCGGCACGGTCGGCGCGAGCGAGCTGGAGGACACCTTCCTGCCCGGCGGCTACTACAACGGCTACTGGCCCTACCTCGCCGAGGCGTTCGCCGCGTATGTGAAGGACCGGGACGCCGAGGCGCTGGTCGAGGTGTACGAGGACTTCGGCGCGGTCGACGCGAGCGGCGACAACGGCTACTCGGTCTACACGGCCGTCCAGTGCCGCGACGCGGGCTGGCCCGAGCACTGGAGCACCTGGCGCAACGACAGCCGCCGGATCCACGAGAAGGCGCCGTTCATGACCTGGAACAACACCTGGTACAACGCGCCGTGCGCGAACTGGCCGGTGCCTCCGCTGCGGCCGGTCCCGGTGAACAACCGGCAGCTGCCCCCGGCGCTGATCCTCCAGGCCACGGACGACGCGGCGACCCCGTACGGCGGCGGGGTCAGCATGCACCGCAAGCTCAAGGGCTCCAGCCTCGTCGTGGAGGAGGGCGGCGGCAACCACGGCATCACGCTGAGCGGCAACGACTGCCTGGACCGGCATCTGACGGCCTATCTGACCGACGGCACGGTCCCGCGCGGCCGGGGCGGGGCGGACGCGGTCTGCGCCGCCCTGCCGGAGCCGAAGCCGCTGCCCGCCGAGAAGGCGGCGGCCCAGTCGGTGGACAACAGCAAGGGCAGCCGTCTGCACGGGCTGCTGGGCTTCCGCCGCTGA
- a CDS encoding Rv2578c family radical SAM protein has product MRWDNLVEKNSTTGNSALFTADAVTTRTFDTPEFRGITFHEIRARSILNRVPGASRMPFEWTVNPYRGCTHACVYCFARKTHSYLDLDTGIGFDSQIVVKVNAAELLQRELASRHWRGEHVAMGTNVDCYQRAEGRYRLMPGIITALRDRANPFSILTKGTLILRDLELLRQAAEVTEIGVSVSVGFTDRELWRTVEPGTPSPERRLDVVRALTDAGIGCSVLMAPVIPFLGDRPEQLRATVAAIAEAGAASVTPLVLHLRPGAREWYLHWLGQHHPHLVERYERMYAGGAYAPTWYQRRITRQVHELADEFGIGPAHRGEARRIAPAPSAAPEPGPTQLTLL; this is encoded by the coding sequence ATGCGCTGGGACAATCTGGTCGAGAAGAACTCGACGACCGGGAACAGCGCGCTCTTCACCGCGGACGCGGTGACCACGCGCACGTTCGACACCCCGGAGTTCCGGGGGATCACCTTCCACGAGATCCGGGCCCGTTCGATCCTGAACCGGGTGCCCGGGGCCTCGCGGATGCCGTTCGAATGGACGGTGAACCCGTACCGGGGCTGCACGCACGCCTGTGTGTACTGCTTCGCCCGCAAGACCCACAGCTATCTGGACCTGGACACCGGGATCGGCTTCGACTCCCAGATCGTCGTCAAGGTCAACGCCGCCGAGCTGCTCCAGCGGGAGCTGGCCTCCCGGCACTGGCGGGGCGAGCACGTCGCCATGGGCACGAACGTGGACTGCTACCAGCGGGCGGAGGGCCGGTACCGGCTCATGCCGGGCATCATCACGGCCCTGCGCGACCGGGCCAACCCGTTCTCCATCCTGACCAAGGGCACGCTCATCCTGCGGGACCTGGAGCTGCTGCGGCAGGCCGCCGAGGTCACCGAGATCGGCGTCTCGGTCTCCGTGGGCTTCACCGACCGGGAACTGTGGCGGACGGTCGAGCCGGGCACCCCCTCCCCCGAACGCCGGCTGGACGTGGTGCGCGCCCTCACCGACGCCGGGATCGGCTGCTCGGTCCTGATGGCCCCGGTCATCCCGTTCCTCGGCGACCGCCCGGAGCAACTGCGCGCCACGGTCGCGGCCATCGCGGAGGCGGGAGCGGCCTCGGTGACCCCGCTGGTCCTGCATCTGCGCCCCGGCGCGCGCGAGTGGTACCTGCACTGGCTGGGGCAGCACCATCCGCATCTGGTCGAGCGCTACGAGCGGATGTACGCGGGCGGGGCATACGCCCCCACCTGGTACCAGCGCCGGATCACCCGTCAGGTGCACGAGCTGGCGGACGAGTTCGGGATCGGCCCGGCGCACCGGGGCGAGGCCCGCCGGATCGCCCCGGCCCCGTCCGCCGCACCGGAGCCCGGCCCGACCCAGCTGACCCTGCTCTGA
- a CDS encoding VOC family protein — MAAKFTELAIDCADPLALARFWCSVLDYEVRGAEEGEEAVTIGPPSVPEGKDRPGPVPPELTFARVPEGKTVKNRLHIDVNPTDREQGEEVERLLALGARRADVGQGGASWVVLTDPEGNEFCVLATRCP; from the coding sequence ATGGCCGCCAAGTTCACCGAGCTCGCGATCGACTGCGCCGACCCCCTGGCCCTGGCCCGCTTCTGGTGCTCGGTCCTCGACTACGAGGTGCGGGGTGCGGAGGAGGGGGAGGAGGCCGTCACCATCGGCCCGCCCTCGGTGCCCGAGGGGAAGGACCGCCCCGGCCCGGTGCCGCCGGAGCTGACCTTCGCGCGCGTCCCCGAGGGCAAGACCGTCAAGAACCGGCTCCACATCGACGTCAACCCCACCGACCGGGAGCAGGGCGAGGAGGTCGAGCGGCTGCTCGCGCTCGGCGCCCGGCGCGCCGACGTCGGCCAGGGCGGGGCGAGCTGGGTCGTCCTCACCGACCCGGAGGGCAACGAGTTCTGCGTCCTCGCGACCCGCTGCCCCTGA
- a CDS encoding SRPBCC family protein yields the protein MAQVEATTERIIAADADTVFDALADYKDVRGKVLTGHFSEYEVREGGDGEGTLVHWKLQATSKRVRDCLLEVSEPTDGQLVEKDRNSSMVTTWTVTPAGEGKSKAVVVTVWDGAGGIGGFFERTFAPKGLARIYDELLQNLATEVEK from the coding sequence ATGGCGCAGGTCGAGGCGACGACGGAGCGGATCATCGCGGCGGACGCGGACACGGTGTTCGACGCGCTGGCCGACTACAAGGACGTCCGCGGCAAGGTGCTCACCGGGCACTTCAGCGAGTACGAGGTCCGGGAGGGCGGTGACGGCGAGGGCACCCTCGTGCACTGGAAGCTCCAGGCGACCAGCAAGCGCGTCCGCGACTGCCTGCTGGAGGTCAGCGAGCCGACCGACGGGCAGCTCGTCGAGAAGGACCGCAACTCCTCGATGGTCACCACCTGGACCGTCACCCCGGCCGGCGAGGGGAAGTCCAAGGCCGTCGTGGTCACGGTCTGGGACGGCGCGGGCGGCATCGGCGGGTTCTTCGAGCGGACCTTCGCCCCCAAGGGCCTCGCCCGGATCTACGACGAGCTGCTCCAGAACCTCGCCACGGAGGTCGAGAAGTAG
- a CDS encoding MFS transporter, giving the protein MVGGITLLKDEPDGTGPDGTDPDGTTAALEAAALPPPPPPPGPGPGQAAVEISPRKVRMVFLGLMLTLLLAALDQMIVATALPRIVGELHGLEKMSWAVTAYLLASTIVLPLYGKLGDLFGRKGVFQFAIVVFIIGSALAGWSRTMDELIAFRALQGIGGGGLMIGVQAIIADIVPARERGRYMGLIGAVFGLASVAGPLLGGFFTDHASWRWCFYINVPFGLVTLAVIAVVLKLPRPAVRPRLDVLGAALLAAASTCLVLVTSWGGTEYAWGSRTILGLSAGAVLTTALFVAVEHRAAEPIIPLRLFRDSVFNVTGLVGAVVGIALFGAASYLPTYLQMVDGVSATESGLLMLPMMMGIVGGSIVSGQLVTRTGRYRIYPIVGSAVSVVGMGLLSLLEADTSPVVYSLYQAVLGLGIGLVMSVLVLAVQNSVRPSDLGTATSANNYFRQIGGSVGAAIFGTLLAGRLSDALGVRLPAGAKLPDPESITPQIVHAMEPALRDAYIQAYVDAMPRIFLYLVPVLVLGLILAFFLKEKPLVSHHSPEAAETTTTQIPAARADSGRPAPGHLSGVPVHGSVQHPDGTTVPRAALTLIDVQGQQIGRGASGEDGRYALSVPGAGSYVLIAAAGGHQPQAVSVTVGERPVELDLVLGGAGRLAGSVLTPDGAPVRDAAVTLTDVRGEVVASTRTGREGGYVIGELIAGEYTLAASAPAFRPAALPVSVQAARETRQDIELAGGAVLRGVVRATGGRPVEDARVTLLDAAGNVVDTLTTGSDGSFRFVDLSSGEYTVIAAGYPPVATVLQVAGGGRTERDLQLGHED; this is encoded by the coding sequence GTGGTGGGCGGTATCACGCTGCTGAAGGACGAACCGGACGGCACGGGACCCGACGGCACCGATCCGGACGGTACGACGGCGGCCCTCGAAGCCGCCGCACTGCCGCCGCCACCCCCTCCGCCCGGGCCCGGACCCGGGCAGGCGGCCGTGGAGATCAGCCCCCGCAAGGTCCGCATGGTCTTCCTCGGGCTGATGCTCACCCTGCTGCTCGCGGCGCTCGACCAGATGATCGTCGCGACCGCGCTGCCCAGGATCGTCGGTGAGCTGCACGGCCTGGAGAAGATGTCCTGGGCGGTCACCGCCTATCTCCTCGCCTCCACCATCGTCCTGCCGCTCTACGGCAAGCTCGGCGACCTCTTCGGGCGCAAAGGCGTCTTCCAGTTCGCCATCGTCGTCTTCATCATCGGCTCCGCCCTCGCGGGCTGGTCGCGCACCATGGACGAACTGATCGCCTTCCGCGCCCTCCAGGGCATCGGCGGCGGCGGTCTCATGATCGGTGTCCAGGCGATCATCGCGGACATCGTCCCCGCCCGGGAGCGCGGCCGCTACATGGGCCTCATCGGCGCGGTCTTCGGCCTCGCCTCGGTCGCCGGACCCCTGCTCGGCGGCTTCTTCACCGACCACGCCTCCTGGCGCTGGTGCTTCTACATCAACGTCCCCTTCGGCCTGGTCACCCTGGCCGTCATCGCGGTCGTCCTCAAGCTGCCCCGGCCCGCCGTACGCCCCCGGCTCGACGTCCTGGGCGCGGCGCTCCTCGCCGCCGCCTCCACCTGCCTGGTGCTGGTGACCAGCTGGGGCGGCACCGAGTACGCCTGGGGCTCGCGCACGATCCTGGGCCTCTCGGCGGGCGCGGTCCTCACGACGGCGCTCTTCGTCGCCGTGGAACACCGGGCCGCAGAACCGATCATCCCGCTACGGCTCTTCCGCGACTCCGTCTTCAACGTCACCGGCCTGGTCGGCGCGGTCGTCGGCATCGCGCTCTTCGGGGCCGCCAGCTACCTCCCGACCTATCTCCAGATGGTCGACGGGGTCAGCGCCACCGAATCCGGGCTGCTGATGCTTCCGATGATGATGGGCATCGTCGGCGGCTCCATCGTCTCGGGCCAGCTCGTCACCCGCACCGGCCGCTACCGGATCTACCCGATCGTCGGCAGCGCCGTCTCGGTGGTCGGCATGGGTCTGCTGTCCCTGCTGGAGGCTGACACCTCCCCGGTGGTGTACAGCCTCTACCAGGCCGTCCTCGGCCTCGGCATCGGACTGGTCATGTCCGTCCTCGTGCTCGCCGTGCAGAACTCCGTACGCCCCTCGGACCTCGGTACCGCCACCAGCGCCAACAACTACTTCCGGCAGATCGGCGGCAGCGTCGGCGCGGCGATCTTCGGCACGCTGCTCGCCGGGCGGCTCTCCGACGCGCTCGGCGTCCGGCTGCCCGCCGGCGCAAAGCTGCCCGACCCCGAGTCGATCACCCCGCAGATCGTCCACGCGATGGAACCCGCGCTGCGCGACGCCTACATCCAGGCGTACGTCGACGCGATGCCGCGCATTTTCCTCTACCTCGTGCCGGTGCTCGTGCTCGGCCTGATCCTCGCCTTCTTCCTCAAGGAGAAACCGCTGGTGTCCCACCACAGCCCCGAAGCCGCCGAGACCACGACCACGCAGATCCCCGCCGCCCGCGCCGACTCCGGACGGCCCGCCCCCGGCCACCTCTCCGGGGTCCCCGTGCACGGCAGCGTCCAGCACCCCGACGGCACGACCGTCCCCCGGGCCGCCCTCACCCTCATCGACGTCCAGGGGCAGCAGATCGGGCGCGGGGCCAGTGGCGAGGACGGGCGGTACGCGCTCAGCGTCCCCGGCGCCGGCTCCTACGTGCTGATCGCCGCGGCGGGCGGCCACCAGCCGCAGGCCGTCAGCGTCACCGTCGGCGAACGCCCCGTCGAGCTGGACCTGGTGCTCGGCGGCGCCGGACGCCTCGCCGGATCCGTCCTCACCCCCGACGGCGCCCCCGTACGCGACGCGGCCGTCACCCTCACCGACGTACGCGGCGAGGTCGTCGCCTCGACCCGTACCGGCCGCGAGGGCGGCTACGTCATCGGCGAGCTGATCGCGGGCGAGTACACCCTCGCCGCCAGCGCCCCCGCCTTCCGCCCCGCCGCCCTCCCGGTCAGCGTGCAGGCCGCCCGCGAGACCCGGCAGGACATCGAGCTGGCGGGCGGGGCCGTCCTGCGCGGCGTGGTCCGGGCCACCGGCGGACGGCCCGTCGAGGACGCCCGGGTCACCCTGCTCGACGCGGCGGGCAATGTGGTGGACACCCTCACGACCGGGTCCGACGGCTCGTTCCGGTTCGTCGACCTGTCGTCCGGCGAGTACACCGTGATCGCCGCCGGATACCCCCCGGTCGCCACCGTCCTCCAGGTCGCGGGCGGCGGCCGCACCGAGCGCGACCTCCAGCTGGGCCACGAGGACTGA
- a CDS encoding LysR family transcriptional regulator: protein MELRQLEHFVAVAEEQHFTRAAERLAVSQSGLSASVRALEQELRTPLFSRTTRTVRLTEAGRALLVEAERTLAGARAARDAVDAVRGLLRGTLTVGVEQCVAGVSPARLLAAFHREHPQMELRLRQEGTSSLLDGVAGGRLDLAFAATVSPAEWRGELVPLAREPMVLLCAAGHPFAGRTEVGWEELPGASFIDFHPDWGPRRAADEAFAAAGVRRTVGLEVNDVHSLLELVQEGLGIAVVPHHFSRKPEAARLVAVELAGAHRPVYESVVVLPGARSLSPGARSLMRLVREDPVREPNGADAGRARLRG, encoded by the coding sequence ATGGAATTGCGTCAGCTGGAGCACTTCGTCGCCGTGGCGGAGGAGCAGCACTTCACCCGCGCCGCCGAGCGCCTCGCCGTCTCGCAGTCCGGGCTCTCCGCCTCCGTACGGGCGCTGGAGCAGGAGCTGCGGACACCGTTGTTCAGCCGCACCACGCGTACGGTCCGGCTCACCGAGGCCGGGCGGGCGCTGCTGGTGGAGGCGGAGCGCACGCTGGCGGGCGCGCGGGCGGCGCGGGACGCCGTCGATGCCGTACGGGGGCTGCTGCGCGGGACGCTGACGGTGGGGGTCGAGCAGTGCGTGGCGGGGGTGAGTCCGGCGCGGCTGCTGGCGGCGTTCCACCGGGAGCATCCGCAGATGGAGCTGCGGCTGCGGCAGGAGGGCACCAGCAGTCTGCTGGACGGGGTGGCGGGCGGACGCCTGGACCTGGCGTTCGCTGCGACGGTCAGCCCCGCGGAGTGGCGCGGGGAGCTGGTGCCGCTGGCCCGGGAGCCCATGGTGCTGCTGTGCGCGGCGGGGCACCCGTTCGCCGGGCGGACCGAGGTGGGGTGGGAGGAGCTGCCGGGGGCGTCGTTCATCGACTTCCACCCGGACTGGGGGCCGCGCCGGGCCGCCGACGAGGCCTTCGCCGCGGCGGGTGTGCGGCGGACGGTGGGCCTGGAGGTCAACGATGTGCACAGCCTGCTGGAGCTGGTGCAGGAGGGGCTGGGCATCGCGGTGGTGCCGCACCACTTCTCGCGCAAGCCGGAGGCGGCGCGGCTGGTCGCGGTGGAGCTGGCGGGCGCGCACCGGCCGGTGTACGAGAGCGTGGTGGTGCTGCCGGGGGCACGGAGCCTGAGCCCGGGGGCGCGGTCGCTGATGCGGCTGGTGCGGGAGGACCCGGTGCGGGAGCCGAATGGGGCGGACGCGGGGCGGGCGCGGCTCCGGGGCTGA
- a CDS encoding aldo/keto reductase, which produces MHLPSPDRYSAMSYRRTGRSGLLLPALSLGLWHNFGGDRTPETQGAILRRAFDLGITHFDLANNYGPPPGSAEETLGRALATDFARLRDEIVISTKAGYHMWEGPYGEWGSRKYLRSSLDQSLRRLGVEYVDIFYSHRPDPDTPLEETMGALDSAVRQGKALYVGLSNYSAAQTREAAAILKDLGTPLLIHQPRYSMLDRRIEDDGLPDVLDELGAGSIAYSPLEQGILTDRYLNGVPAGSRAAGDSPFLSADAVTPQLVERLRALDTLAKERGQSLAQLALAWVLRGGRLTSAVVGASSVAQLENSVEAVRNLDFTEDELSRIEELLRDAETG; this is translated from the coding sequence ATGCACCTGCCGTCCCCCGACCGCTACTCCGCCATGTCCTACCGGCGCACCGGCCGCAGCGGTCTGCTGCTGCCCGCGCTCTCCCTCGGGCTGTGGCACAACTTCGGGGGAGACAGGACCCCCGAGACGCAGGGCGCCATCCTGCGCCGCGCCTTCGACCTGGGCATCACCCACTTCGACCTGGCCAACAACTACGGCCCGCCGCCCGGCTCCGCCGAAGAGACCCTGGGCCGCGCCCTGGCCACCGACTTCGCCCGCCTGCGCGACGAGATCGTCATCTCCACCAAGGCCGGCTACCACATGTGGGAGGGGCCGTACGGGGAGTGGGGCTCGCGGAAGTACCTGCGCTCCTCGCTCGACCAGAGCCTGAGGCGCCTGGGCGTCGAGTACGTCGACATCTTCTACTCCCACCGCCCCGACCCGGACACCCCGCTCGAAGAGACGATGGGCGCGCTCGACTCCGCCGTACGGCAGGGCAAGGCCCTCTACGTCGGCCTCTCCAACTACTCCGCCGCCCAGACCCGCGAGGCCGCCGCGATCCTGAAGGACCTCGGCACCCCGCTCCTCATCCACCAGCCCCGCTACTCGATGCTCGACCGCCGCATCGAGGACGACGGGCTGCCGGACGTCCTGGACGAGCTGGGCGCCGGGTCCATCGCCTACTCGCCGCTGGAACAGGGCATCCTCACCGACCGCTATCTGAACGGCGTTCCGGCCGGGTCCCGGGCGGCCGGGGACAGCCCCTTCCTGTCCGCCGACGCCGTCACCCCGCAACTGGTGGAGCGGCTGCGCGCGCTGGACACGCTGGCGAAGGAGCGTGGCCAGTCGCTCGCGCAACTGGCCCTGGCGTGGGTGCTGCGCGGCGGCCGGCTCACCTCCGCCGTCGTCGGCGCGAGCAGCGTGGCCCAGCTGGAGAACAGCGTCGAGGCCGTCCGGAACCTGGACTTCACCGAGGACGAGCTGTCCCGGATCGAGGAACTGCTGCGGGACGCCGAGACGGGCTGA